In Duganella zoogloeoides, a single genomic region encodes these proteins:
- a CDS encoding SLATT domain-containing protein: protein MLPSLEKLQKDAWRTSSARYNAARRLRRRESFATVSFALMSALTCAIAFAQRVYAQPSSPADNYLSTVSASLGVVLLTLSLVEWGAKPGSIAEALHENAEKLNAYWRKVALKVASVQGGVTLTWSDVQTLADEYDILKAASRYNHEPVDDAYFRASHQSDFPGMPKLKQLLTWMRWQFSSIWYISALWIFLVLLGWPLSDKAMWKPSNVVTTGTSSAGAQAGNK from the coding sequence ATGCTTCCTTCGCTAGAAAAACTTCAGAAAGATGCGTGGCGTACCTCTAGCGCTCGCTACAACGCTGCTCGTCGACTTCGTCGCCGAGAATCGTTTGCGACCGTGAGTTTTGCTTTGATGTCTGCTCTTACCTGTGCAATCGCGTTTGCCCAGCGTGTATATGCACAACCATCGTCGCCAGCAGATAACTATTTATCTACCGTGTCGGCTTCGCTAGGAGTTGTCCTGTTGACTTTGAGCCTTGTTGAGTGGGGTGCTAAGCCTGGCTCAATTGCAGAGGCATTACATGAAAACGCGGAGAAGTTGAACGCATACTGGAGAAAAGTTGCACTAAAAGTAGCGTCTGTACAAGGCGGAGTAACCTTGACGTGGTCTGATGTGCAGACACTAGCGGATGAGTATGACATCCTTAAGGCAGCTAGTCGTTACAACCACGAACCAGTTGACGACGCGTACTTTCGTGCTTCTCACCAGTCAGATTTTCCCGGTATGCCCAAGCTGAAACAGCTTCTTACCTGGATGCGATGGCAATTTTCAAGCATTTGGTACATAAGCGCACTTTGGATATTCCTTGTTCTCCTTGGTTGGCCTTTATCTGATAAAGCTATGTGGAAACCCTCGAATGTAGTGACAACAGGTACGTCCAGTGCCGGGGCGCAAGCCGGTAACAAGTAA
- a CDS encoding IS3 family transposase (programmed frameshift) — translation MTRNKQTIEVVTVSEERRRRWSAEEKAALVRETYEPGMNVSLVARKHGVGASQLFNWRKLEREGALTAVTAGESVVPASELAAARAQIAQLQRMLGKKTMEAEILKEAVEFAREKKLDCALALVGQGRPVKPVCSALGVARSHISQMMIRPTDWVDGRTVQTFHQPADAILVDAVRAEITALPTYGYRRAGALVNRISALMGLQTINHKRFYRVMKENRLLLAKAPKRPVSSRVHDGVVSVAESNQRWCSDGFEIACDNGEVVTGVFMKDCCDREIIAWRAWGERGLPGEPVRDMLVEAVEARFGQANVGSAKLEFLSDNGGTYRAHETHALARALGIEPVHTPVCSPQSNGMAESFVNTFKRDYVSLMDRSTAEVVLAQLPDAFMHFNEVHPHSSLKLKSPRMYRRELARRAQESGVN, via the exons ATGACTAGGAACAAGCAAACAATCGAAGTGGTGACGGTGAGCGAAGAGCGCCGCAGGCGCTGGTCAGCCGAGGAAAAAGCGGCGCTGGTACGCGAGACATACGAGCCAGGTATGAATGTGTCGTTGGTCGCCCGCAAGCACGGCGTGGGTGCGAGCCAGCTGTTCAATTGGCGCAAACTCGAACGCGAAGGTGCGTTGACGGCGGTCACTGCCGGTGAGTCGGTCGTGCCGGCGAGCGAACTGGCCGCCGCACGCGCTCAGATCGCTCAGCTGCAGCGCATGCTCGGCAAGAAGACGATGGAGGCGGAAATTCTGAAGGAGGCCGTCGAGTTCGCTCGCGAAAAAAAGT TGGATTGCGCGCTCGCCCTTGTCGGGCAAGGACGACCAGTGAAGCCGGTTTGTTCTGCCCTTGGCGTAGCGCGCTCGCATATTTCGCAAATGATGATTCGCCCTACCGACTGGGTCGATGGCCGCACCGTACAAACGTTTCATCAACCTGCTGACGCGATCCTGGTCGACGCGGTGCGCGCCGAGATCACTGCATTGCCGACGTATGGATATCGTCGTGCAGGCGCTCTGGTCAACCGCATAAGCGCTTTGATGGGGCTGCAAACGATCAACCATAAACGCTTTTACCGGGTGATGAAAGAGAACCGTCTGCTGCTGGCAAAAGCGCCAAAACGCCCAGTTAGCAGCCGCGTGCACGACGGTGTGGTGTCGGTGGCCGAATCGAACCAACGCTGGTGCTCCGACGGCTTTGAGATCGCTTGCGACAACGGCGAGGTGGTGACGGGCGTCTTCATGAAAGACTGCTGTGATCGTGAGATCATCGCGTGGCGGGCCTGGGGCGAACGTGGCCTGCCTGGCGAGCCGGTGCGCGACATGTTGGTGGAGGCGGTGGAGGCCAGATTTGGGCAGGCCAACGTGGGATCGGCCAAACTGGAATTTTTGAGCGACAACGGCGGTACCTATCGAGCTCATGAAACGCATGCGCTGGCACGCGCGCTAGGCATCGAGCCGGTGCATACACCGGTGTGCAGCCCGCAATCGAACGGCATGGCCGAGAGCTTTGTGAACACGTTTAAACGGGACTACGTCAGCTTGATGGACCGCAGCACTGCCGAGGTAGTGCTGGCCCAACTGCCAGACGCATTTATGCATTTCAATGAGGTGCATCCGCACTCGTCGTTGAAGTTGAAATCACCCCGCATGTATAGGAGGGAGCTGGCACGCCGGGCTCAGGAAAGCGGCGTTAATTAA